In Armatimonadota bacterium, a single genomic region encodes these proteins:
- a CDS encoding nitroreductase family protein produces MFGETFEAAWQKRFGSEAGFSLDEIGSLLAHRSVRRFADQPIPDSMVQGLVAAAQSAATSSNLQSWSVVSVKDPVKRAAIAEACGQQKQVVTAPLFFAFLADLHRLSEYAGEVPSGLDTIEMYTVAVIDAALAAERMVCAAEALGFGICYIGGLRNQPYTIKELLRLPERVAPVFGLCIGVPAETANAEIKPRLGQDQVWFEEVYGESLDPSEYDSRAGEFFGTQGMSTDVPWSQKNAARTRDEGLSGREKLREFLNRQGLANR; encoded by the coding sequence ATGTTCGGCGAGACATTTGAGGCCGCTTGGCAGAAGCGGTTTGGCTCCGAAGCTGGGTTTTCACTCGATGAGATCGGTTCTCTATTAGCCCACCGCTCGGTCCGGCGATTTGCTGATCAGCCGATTCCGGATTCGATGGTCCAAGGATTAGTTGCGGCTGCGCAATCCGCCGCAACGAGTAGCAACTTGCAGAGCTGGTCCGTTGTTTCGGTAAAAGATCCCGTCAAGCGCGCAGCGATTGCCGAAGCTTGTGGTCAACAGAAGCAAGTTGTAACGGCCCCTCTGTTCTTTGCATTCTTAGCCGATCTACACCGGTTGTCAGAATACGCTGGAGAGGTTCCAAGCGGGCTGGACACGATTGAAATGTATACGGTCGCCGTCATTGATGCCGCTCTTGCGGCAGAGCGAATGGTTTGTGCGGCGGAGGCACTTGGTTTCGGGATTTGCTACATTGGCGGTTTGCGAAACCAGCCGTACACGATCAAAGAGTTGCTTCGGCTCCCTGAGCGCGTTGCGCCGGTTTTTGGGCTGTGTATCGGAGTTCCGGCCGAGACGGCGAATGCTGAGATCAAGCCAAGACTTGGGCAGGATCAAGTCTGGTTTGAAGAGGTCTACGGCGAGTCGCTCGATCCGAGCGAATACGACTCCCGTGCCGGGGAATTCTTTGGAACCCAGGGCATGTCAACCGACGTTCCGTGGTCACAAAAGAATGCGGCTCGCACCCGCGATGAAGGGCTCTCGGGTCGTGAGAAGTTGAGGGAGTTTTTGAATCGGCAGGGCCTCGCCAACCGTTAA
- a CDS encoding TolC family protein produces the protein MNLSFLSALLYVLAPQQANLTLESVLKDVDRAFPKLMATRLEAAVARAKSQEKRGAFDPVLAFETEFLRYNSSSDPGKAKTTSMSDAVIEVLDRSGVKYSIGGRLNRGDVKSPASFTGSVGEYFVSAKIPLLRDRINNAKTIAEQQALLGEPIADQFIREAQLNLFEKAGTAYWELVGAKAKIEVAQQLLKLAADRAEYIRERIRKGANPPIDQEEADAEVARRQGGLDKAERDVQKAEIKLGLYRWNEDGSTIDVSRTQVQIEALDDRGAKVEAKQARATATKDRPELLALNLSQQILALELGLAQNDRKPGLDLVIGPGFDFGADNIGNTMKAGVFYTIPLRQNSVDGRINATKSKLQKLSFEYRQLERSVQIEVDDALSAISQAEKRVSAAEAEVKSNNAVEEGERIRFVEGQSTLFLLNQRERATAESQARLIDVKVELQLANLAFLASTAQLGGK, from the coding sequence TTGAATCTATCTTTTCTTTCTGCGCTGCTCTATGTGCTTGCTCCTCAGCAGGCAAACCTCACTTTGGAGTCCGTCCTCAAGGATGTTGACCGAGCTTTTCCCAAGCTGATGGCAACCCGCCTCGAAGCCGCCGTTGCCAGGGCTAAGAGCCAAGAAAAACGCGGCGCCTTCGACCCCGTACTCGCCTTCGAAACCGAGTTCCTGCGCTACAACTCCTCTAGCGACCCCGGCAAGGCAAAAACGACTTCGATGTCGGACGCAGTCATCGAGGTTCTTGATCGAAGCGGTGTCAAGTACTCGATCGGAGGTCGACTCAACCGAGGCGACGTGAAATCGCCCGCGTCCTTCACCGGCTCAGTCGGCGAATATTTCGTCTCGGCCAAAATCCCACTTCTCCGAGACCGGATCAATAACGCCAAAACGATTGCCGAGCAACAAGCCCTCCTTGGTGAGCCGATTGCTGACCAATTCATCCGCGAAGCTCAACTCAACCTCTTCGAGAAAGCTGGAACCGCCTATTGGGAGCTGGTCGGTGCCAAAGCAAAAATCGAAGTCGCTCAACAACTCCTGAAACTCGCCGCCGACCGCGCCGAGTACATCCGAGAAAGAATCCGTAAGGGCGCAAACCCTCCAATTGACCAAGAGGAAGCCGACGCCGAAGTCGCGCGCCGCCAGGGTGGCCTCGACAAGGCCGAACGCGATGTGCAGAAAGCGGAAATCAAACTTGGGCTGTACCGCTGGAATGAGGATGGGTCAACCATTGATGTCTCCCGAACCCAAGTTCAGATCGAAGCACTCGATGACCGAGGAGCAAAAGTCGAGGCCAAGCAAGCACGGGCAACCGCGACCAAAGATCGTCCTGAACTACTCGCTCTGAATCTCAGCCAGCAAATTCTCGCCCTCGAGCTGGGCCTCGCCCAGAATGATCGCAAGCCCGGTCTCGACCTTGTGATCGGTCCCGGTTTCGACTTTGGAGCTGACAACATCGGCAACACCATGAAGGCAGGAGTGTTCTACACAATCCCGCTTCGCCAAAACTCAGTCGATGGTCGAATCAACGCCACCAAGTCCAAACTGCAAAAGCTCAGCTTTGAATATCGCCAGCTCGAAAGATCAGTACAGATCGAAGTCGATGACGCTCTCTCGGCTATCTCGCAGGCTGAGAAGAGGGTTTCCGCCGCCGAGGCAGAAGTTAAATCTAACAACGCGGTGGAAGAAGGCGAGCGGATTCGATTCGTAGAAGGACAGAGTACGCTTTTCTTGCTTAACCAGCGGGAGCGTGCGACCGCCGAATCTCAGGCTCGCCTTATCGATGTCAAAGTGGAACTCCAACTCGCAAACCTTGCCTTTCTGGCTTCAACGGCTCAATTGGGTGGCAAGTAA
- a CDS encoding ATP-binding cassette domain-containing protein produces the protein MANPSPLQRVGKLLIHEKSELWVLLTYSVTLVIFSLLIPLTMNALVNTVAAGLFVQPLVILALLVFGALFLAGVMQMMQLNLVEAIQQRIFAENAMKIADVLARACPRSLRAEYIPELVNRFFDVLTVQKAVAKLLVDGATALVQAILGLAILGFYSPSLLLLDLVLIVGLLIITLLFGIGGLRTSIYESKQKYQVADWLEDIARCNVSLKVHGNRDYLAHRADESVLGYVRQRKAHYAVTIRQVGSFYLFQAFVQAAALAGGGWQVINGGLTLGQLVAAQIIITTVLAALEKLVRQADVFFDLLTGLDKVGHVADIETERMDGRDLPHPEQSKGLEVVCRNVRFHYDPTSPILNGIDMTLEPGERVSLVGASGAGKSTLGALLCGLDDPSHGTIELDGVESRTLCLDSLRSHVSMIGYENELFDGTIEENILVGREHISPQDVRWALDVSQLTDELSAMPDGLRTKVISMGKNLSRGQVQRLLIARAIVGRPRLLILDEAFTGIDERQTLMILDAIFRADNHWTIIDISHDPEVVLRSDKIYVLQDGLIKEGGPALKLASNEFGSFCQLFPRLSRLIRAEGAQS, from the coding sequence ATGGCTAATCCTTCACCACTTCAGCGTGTCGGAAAACTGCTCATTCACGAGAAGAGCGAACTCTGGGTTCTGCTCACCTACTCGGTTACCCTTGTCATCTTCTCGCTGCTCATTCCGTTGACGATGAATGCCCTCGTCAACACGGTAGCTGCCGGACTCTTTGTTCAGCCGCTGGTGATTCTTGCCCTACTGGTTTTCGGAGCTCTGTTCCTCGCAGGCGTCATGCAAATGATGCAGCTGAACTTGGTGGAAGCGATTCAACAACGAATCTTTGCTGAGAACGCGATGAAGATCGCGGATGTCCTAGCCCGTGCATGCCCTCGCAGCTTGCGCGCAGAGTACATTCCCGAGCTAGTTAATCGCTTCTTTGATGTTCTCACGGTTCAGAAAGCGGTTGCCAAGCTCCTAGTTGATGGCGCAACTGCGCTGGTTCAAGCGATTCTCGGCCTCGCGATTCTGGGGTTTTATAGCCCTTCACTGCTCCTGCTCGACCTTGTCCTCATTGTCGGTCTGCTCATCATCACCTTGCTCTTCGGCATCGGTGGACTACGCACATCCATCTACGAATCCAAACAGAAATATCAGGTCGCTGACTGGCTCGAAGACATTGCTCGCTGCAACGTCTCGTTGAAGGTTCACGGAAACCGCGACTATCTCGCGCATCGCGCGGACGAGTCGGTTCTCGGCTATGTTCGACAGCGCAAGGCCCACTACGCGGTCACCATTCGCCAGGTTGGCTCGTTCTATCTGTTCCAAGCCTTTGTCCAAGCCGCAGCACTTGCGGGTGGTGGCTGGCAGGTCATCAATGGCGGACTGACCCTCGGTCAGCTCGTCGCCGCTCAAATCATCATCACCACTGTTTTGGCTGCGCTTGAAAAGCTGGTTCGTCAAGCCGACGTCTTCTTTGACCTCTTGACGGGCCTGGATAAAGTTGGTCACGTTGCCGACATCGAAACCGAGAGAATGGATGGGCGCGATCTTCCCCACCCGGAGCAATCGAAAGGCCTCGAAGTTGTCTGCCGAAACGTACGTTTCCACTACGATCCGACGAGCCCGATTCTCAATGGAATCGACATGACGTTGGAACCGGGCGAACGGGTCTCCCTGGTTGGCGCCAGTGGCGCAGGCAAGAGCACCCTCGGCGCCCTTCTGTGCGGCCTAGACGATCCTTCTCACGGGACCATCGAACTCGACGGTGTCGAGTCCAGAACGCTTTGTTTGGATTCCCTACGTAGTCACGTCTCCATGATTGGCTACGAAAACGAGCTCTTCGACGGCACAATCGAAGAGAACATCCTTGTTGGGCGAGAGCATATTTCGCCGCAGGATGTCCGCTGGGCCCTTGATGTTTCCCAGCTCACTGATGAACTTTCGGCGATGCCAGATGGCCTGCGAACAAAGGTCATTTCGATGGGCAAGAACCTCTCACGAGGTCAGGTGCAGAGACTCCTCATCGCTCGCGCGATTGTTGGACGACCGCGACTACTCATTCTCGACGAAGCCTTTACTGGAATCGACGAACGCCAAACGCTGATGATCCTTGACGCAATCTTTAGAGCAGATAACCACTGGACAATTATCGACATCTCCCACGATCCCGAGGTGGTTTTGAGGTCGGACAAGATTTATGTTCTCCAAGACGGTTTGATCAAAGAAGGTGGTCCTGCTCTGAAGCTTGCATCAAACGAGTTTGGCTCGTTCTGCCAGCTCTTCCCAAGACTCAGCCGCCTCATACGAGCGGAGGGAGCACAGTCATGA
- a CDS encoding HlyD family efflux transporter periplasmic adaptor subunit yields the protein MRRAIKEVRRRSSGQRIARVLVFLLILSVLILWLVPWQQTIIGGGQVAVFNPAERPQTIEAQIPGRIVKWNVSEGQLVGAGDIIAEIEDIDQKFLDPEIEKRMTGQQDALTQSQSSETSRIARITSQIGEVQSSKVQQLKNANERIRQAQNRLKAAKAAQAQSEQNLKAFVKVAKASAEQRKLQAQDIVRQNDQLLITARQQFEVEKKNFERVAYLASKGLESKRNFELAEASQVAAEARVKQLEETVAAAKRTVELGTLGQDQAEIDIARQREAVTQAKEGVLAADRDVSIAKNDLVRIENDASATIASLEASLQSAESTRAKATSDLEKIKLESANVTGRRRQAQIKAPASGRLINIARFGAGSMVKAGDVLATIAPETKDRIVEMLVTDNDVRFISIGRPVRLQFAGYPAVQFSGAPGVSVGTYGGRVQFIDPVDDGSSRFRVLVKEARFVLPGGKKDQPWPPANNLRPGAEAIGWIMLDTVPLGFELWRQFNNFPPRIPKGDPLLGKANKKESTDQKQKVDKEDKADYLSPTIKVKAKR from the coding sequence ATGAGACGCGCAATCAAAGAAGTAAGGCGACGGTCCTCGGGACAACGAATTGCACGAGTTCTCGTCTTCTTGCTAATTCTTTCCGTCCTCATTCTCTGGCTTGTCCCTTGGCAGCAAACGATCATCGGTGGCGGACAAGTGGCGGTTTTTAACCCGGCCGAGCGACCTCAAACGATCGAGGCTCAGATTCCAGGCCGAATTGTTAAGTGGAATGTCTCTGAAGGTCAGCTGGTTGGGGCCGGCGACATCATTGCCGAGATCGAAGACATCGACCAAAAGTTTCTTGATCCGGAGATCGAGAAGAGAATGACAGGGCAGCAAGACGCCCTGACCCAGAGCCAATCCTCCGAGACGTCCCGAATCGCACGAATCACGTCGCAGATCGGTGAGGTTCAGTCATCAAAGGTTCAGCAACTGAAAAATGCTAATGAGCGGATCCGGCAGGCACAGAACCGCCTGAAGGCCGCCAAAGCCGCCCAGGCACAGTCGGAACAGAACCTCAAGGCATTTGTCAAAGTAGCCAAAGCATCGGCTGAGCAACGAAAGCTCCAAGCTCAAGACATCGTTCGCCAGAACGATCAACTCTTGATCACCGCCAGGCAGCAGTTTGAAGTTGAGAAGAAGAACTTTGAGCGAGTCGCCTACCTTGCAAGCAAGGGTCTTGAATCAAAGAGAAACTTTGAACTTGCCGAAGCCAGTCAAGTTGCGGCAGAAGCTCGGGTGAAGCAGCTAGAAGAAACCGTTGCCGCGGCGAAGCGAACCGTAGAGCTAGGCACCCTCGGCCAAGACCAGGCCGAAATCGACATCGCGCGCCAGCGCGAGGCAGTGACGCAGGCCAAGGAAGGCGTGCTCGCTGCAGATCGAGATGTCTCGATAGCAAAGAACGACCTTGTTCGGATCGAGAATGATGCGAGTGCGACCATCGCGAGCTTGGAAGCTTCGCTCCAGAGTGCGGAAAGCACTCGGGCAAAGGCGACTTCCGACCTCGAGAAGATCAAGCTAGAGTCCGCAAACGTGACTGGTCGTCGAAGACAAGCCCAGATCAAAGCCCCAGCTTCTGGAAGGCTCATCAACATCGCTCGCTTTGGAGCGGGCTCGATGGTAAAAGCGGGTGATGTCCTTGCGACAATTGCTCCGGAAACAAAAGACCGTATCGTTGAGATGCTCGTGACAGATAATGACGTGCGATTCATTAGCATCGGTCGTCCGGTTCGGCTCCAATTTGCGGGCTACCCTGCTGTCCAGTTCTCTGGGGCACCGGGCGTCTCCGTCGGAACCTATGGCGGGCGAGTTCAGTTCATCGACCCGGTCGACGACGGCTCGTCTCGCTTCCGTGTGCTCGTCAAAGAGGCTCGATTCGTCCTTCCTGGTGGCAAAAAGGATCAGCCTTGGCCACCGGCCAACAACTTGAGGCCCGGCGCCGAAGCGATCGGGTGGATCATGCTTGACACCGTCCCGCTTGGCTTCGAGCTTTGGCGACAGTTCAATAACTTCCCGCCTCGAATTCCAAAGGGAGATCCTCTTCTCGGAAAGGCGAATAAGAAGGAATCAACTGACCAGAAGCAAAAGGTTGATAAGGAAGACAAGGCGGATTACCTAAGCCCGACCATCAAAGTGAAAGCGAAGCGATAA
- the queC gene encoding 7-cyano-7-deazaguanine synthase QueC: MARRAVVLLSGGLDSATALAVARAEGFETFAMSFDYGQRHRIELQRAADQARLQRATMHITVNIDLRQFGGSALTSSLDVPKDRTDGEMESEIPITYVPARNTVFLSYALAWAEVLGAFDIFIGVNAVDYSGYPDCRPEFISAYEEMANLATKAGVEGKGLTIHTPLIDLKKSAIIALGLAKGVDYGLTSSCYDPTPEGRPCRRCDSCQIREKGFAALGLQDPLVKKFEG; encoded by the coding sequence ATGGCTCGGCGTGCAGTGGTGCTTCTCTCTGGTGGACTCGATTCCGCGACCGCCCTCGCAGTCGCCCGAGCGGAAGGCTTTGAAACCTTTGCGATGTCGTTTGACTACGGTCAACGGCATCGCATTGAGCTTCAAAGGGCCGCAGATCAGGCTCGGCTCCAAAGGGCGACGATGCACATTACGGTGAACATTGATCTGCGCCAGTTCGGCGGTTCAGCGCTTACATCTTCTCTGGACGTGCCTAAAGACCGCACTGACGGCGAAATGGAGTCTGAGATTCCGATCACCTATGTCCCTGCTCGAAACACGGTCTTTCTGTCTTACGCTCTAGCTTGGGCAGAGGTGTTAGGTGCCTTCGATATCTTTATTGGCGTAAACGCAGTGGACTATTCCGGTTACCCAGATTGCCGTCCCGAGTTCATATCCGCTTACGAAGAGATGGCGAATCTGGCGACCAAAGCCGGGGTTGAGGGGAAGGGACTGACGATCCACACCCCATTGATTGATCTCAAAAAGTCGGCGATCATCGCGCTGGGGCTTGCTAAAGGCGTCGACTACGGGCTGACTTCAAGTTGCTACGACCCAACCCCTGAAGGGCGGCCATGTCGCCGTTGCGACTCGTGTCAGATTCGAGAGAAGGGGTTTGCGGCTCTCGGTCTGCAAGACCCGCTGGTGAAAAAGTTTGAAGGCTAA
- a CDS encoding 7-carboxy-7-deazaguanine synthase QueE — protein MKAKISEIFHSVQGEGVFAGVPSTFIRFSGCNLRCVWCDTPYASWHPEGDVLSVDQILQQLSDINHVVITGGEPMLFEAVVPLAQACRSLGKTITIETAGTIFREVDCDLMSISPKLSNSVPTDHPEWSARHDQLRLNIPILKQLTSGYNHQLKFVVSGSADIPEIEELLEKIGCINPANVLLMPEGRDAEKLWQTARLLVPEVIRRNWRLAPRLQIDLFGDTKGT, from the coding sequence TTGAAGGCTAAGATTTCAGAGATCTTCCACTCCGTCCAGGGTGAAGGAGTCTTCGCGGGAGTCCCATCCACCTTCATCCGGTTCTCGGGCTGTAACCTCCGTTGTGTCTGGTGCGATACGCCTTATGCAAGTTGGCACCCGGAAGGCGACGTCTTATCGGTGGATCAAATCCTTCAGCAGTTAAGTGACATCAATCATGTGGTTATCACGGGAGGAGAGCCTATGCTTTTTGAAGCGGTGGTCCCACTCGCCCAGGCTTGCAGGAGCCTCGGTAAGACCATCACGATAGAAACCGCAGGGACGATTTTTCGTGAGGTCGACTGTGATCTCATGTCAATCAGCCCAAAGCTGTCGAATTCCGTTCCTACGGACCATCCGGAATGGTCGGCTCGGCACGATCAGCTAAGGCTGAATATTCCTATTCTGAAGCAACTCACCTCGGGCTACAATCACCAGCTCAAGTTCGTCGTTTCTGGATCGGCTGACATACCAGAAATCGAGGAGCTCTTGGAAAAGATTGGCTGCATCAATCCTGCGAACGTCCTCCTTATGCCTGAAGGACGCGATGCTGAGAAGCTGTGGCAGACCGCACGACTTCTGGTCCCCGAGGTGATCCGACGCAATTGGAGGCTTGCACCGCGTCTCCAGATCGACCTCTTCGGGGACACGAAAGGAACCTAA
- the metK gene encoding methionine adenosyltransferase: MKIYTSESVSIGHPDKVADQISDALLDEFLKQDPKSRVAVETMMAHGVAIVSGEVTTNAYVDVQRVVRSTIKEIGYTSTNVGFDGDNCGVLVAIQGQSNDIAMGVDTGGAGDQGMMFGYATNETDELMPLPITIAHAIMRKAVEVRRSNPGLGLRPDAKSQVSVIYENGKPKSIDTVVVSHQHDDFDALGAQIPQAEIQRRVQEYVIQPVLESYKQFIDGDITYHINPTGRFVIGGPAGDTGLTGRKIIVDTYGGMAPHGGGAFSGKDPTKVDRSAAYVARYLAKNIVAAGLAERAVVQLAYAIGVAQPVAVNVDTFGTESIDPDEIVARVRKNFDLSPAGIIKELDLLNVTYRPTAMNGHFGNSAFPWESTKVASSLR; this comes from the coding sequence ATGAAGATTTACACCTCCGAGAGCGTGAGCATTGGCCACCCGGACAAAGTAGCCGACCAGATTTCCGATGCGCTACTCGATGAGTTCCTGAAGCAAGACCCCAAGAGCCGCGTTGCGGTCGAGACCATGATGGCCCATGGCGTTGCCATCGTTTCAGGAGAGGTGACTACAAACGCTTATGTCGACGTTCAGCGAGTTGTGCGTAGCACGATAAAAGAGATCGGCTACACCAGCACCAACGTCGGTTTCGACGGTGATAACTGCGGTGTCCTCGTCGCTATCCAAGGGCAGTCAAACGACATCGCTATGGGCGTCGACACCGGCGGTGCCGGCGATCAAGGCATGATGTTTGGTTACGCAACCAATGAAACCGACGAGTTGATGCCCCTTCCCATCACAATCGCTCACGCAATCATGCGCAAGGCGGTCGAAGTGCGCCGCTCAAATCCCGGTCTTGGCCTCCGTCCGGACGCCAAGAGTCAGGTTTCGGTGATCTACGAGAACGGTAAGCCAAAGTCAATTGACACGGTCGTCGTTTCTCACCAGCACGACGATTTCGACGCTCTGGGTGCCCAGATTCCGCAAGCAGAGATCCAGCGACGGGTTCAAGAGTATGTGATACAGCCGGTTCTAGAATCCTACAAGCAGTTCATCGACGGAGACATTACCTATCACATCAACCCAACTGGTCGGTTCGTGATTGGCGGACCTGCCGGAGACACGGGACTTACGGGTCGAAAGATCATCGTCGACACTTACGGTGGAATGGCACCCCACGGCGGCGGAGCGTTTAGCGGAAAGGACCCCACAAAGGTTGACCGCTCGGCTGCCTACGTTGCTCGGTATCTTGCCAAGAACATCGTCGCCGCGGGCCTCGCCGAACGCGCGGTGGTGCAGCTAGCCTACGCCATTGGCGTCGCTCAGCCGGTTGCGGTGAACGTGGATACCTTCGGAACCGAGTCCATCGATCCAGACGAGATCGTTGCCCGAGTCCGCAAAAACTTCGACCTTTCTCCGGCTGGAATCATTAAGGAGCTGGATCTGCTCAACGTGACTTACAGGCCGACGGCCATGAACGGTCACTTCGGCAACAGTGCTTTTCCTTGGGAGAGCACAAAGGTTGCATCTAGTCTCCGGTAA
- a CDS encoding prepilin-type N-terminal cleavage/methylation domain-containing protein, whose product MKRAFTLIELLVVIAIIAILAAILFPVFAQAKMAAKKASDLSNQKQIGLGVIMYSADADDFFARGGYARNPAQSNLFWFSWRELTMPYIKSGADRSDAWTQGEARAVGGIWRGPAEPSNSKNGYAAHNAIFPEAYAPGDYTGLVEVGYPGGTVQPKPSISQTRFTRPANQLIMTTIGLTTQWGGGPEGARTLEGDWWFHGGEVWPPQVTGGRNSGAKNEGDGDNYNQWSMPRYRYTESANAAYADGHAKSFKKFSLNWCTTVYPGFSHFPYGDSWTWMFDPGNPCAGQDSPL is encoded by the coding sequence ATGAAACGAGCATTTACGCTTATTGAACTATTGGTGGTCATCGCAATTATCGCGATCCTTGCCGCCATCCTCTTCCCTGTCTTTGCACAGGCCAAAATGGCCGCAAAGAAGGCTTCTGACCTTTCGAATCAAAAGCAGATCGGTTTGGGAGTCATCATGTACTCGGCAGATGCCGACGACTTCTTCGCGCGTGGCGGATATGCTCGAAACCCAGCCCAGTCTAATTTGTTCTGGTTCAGCTGGCGCGAACTTACCATGCCTTACATTAAGAGCGGTGCTGATCGAAGCGACGCTTGGACACAGGGCGAAGCTCGAGCCGTGGGCGGAATCTGGCGCGGACCAGCTGAGCCTTCCAACTCGAAGAATGGCTACGCTGCACACAACGCAATCTTCCCAGAAGCCTATGCTCCTGGAGACTACACAGGTCTGGTTGAAGTTGGATACCCTGGCGGAACCGTTCAGCCGAAGCCGTCGATCAGCCAAACCCGCTTCACTCGACCAGCTAACCAGCTCATCATGACCACGATCGGTTTGACGACCCAGTGGGGCGGCGGACCGGAAGGTGCACGAACTCTTGAAGGCGACTGGTGGTTCCACGGCGGCGAAGTCTGGCCTCCACAGGTGACTGGCGGACGCAACTCCGGTGCAAAGAACGAAGGAGATGGTGATAACTACAACCAGTGGTCCATGCCTCGCTACCGATACACCGAAAGCGCAAACGCAGCCTACGCTGATGGACACGCAAAGAGCTTCAAGAAGTTCTCGTTGAACTGGTGTACAACGGTCTACCCAGGATTCAGCCATTTCCCATACGGCGACTCGTGGACCTGGATGTTTGATCCGGGCAACCCTTGCGCAGGACAAGATTCACCTCTATGA
- a CDS encoding prepilin-type N-terminal cleavage/methylation domain-containing protein produces MKRAFTLIELLVVIAIIAILAAILFPVFAQAKEAAKKTSDLSNQKQLTLGFMMYSADFDDNFARGWYVVTTAAGAWQQDYKWTHATQPYVKSGRVDNYDAIGGMWSTPGVRNSLGYATHDKIFPMCGNINWGSRLCGTAGVASVSQTQINNLTEKVLVTTTGINPTWSVEGSPGANMDSSWWWWSGENRVYNEATKTCSSNPWPPVLTGGRAGFHCYNQDGTNWPVWAMPRFRYSLGANAGYADGHAKFRKSAAFNWCTQMYVEGLFPGDEPRFDPWDACGAYNGTR; encoded by the coding sequence ATGAAACGAGCATTTACGCTTATTGAACTATTGGTGGTCATCGCAATTATCGCGATCCTTGCCGCCATCCTCTTCCCTGTCTTTGCACAAGCTAAAGAAGCTGCCAAGAAAACGAGCGACTTGAGCAACCAAAAGCAGCTAACGTTGGGCTTTATGATGTACTCGGCCGACTTCGACGACAACTTTGCCCGAGGCTGGTACGTTGTAACGACCGCTGCCGGGGCATGGCAGCAGGACTATAAATGGACCCACGCTACACAGCCCTATGTTAAGTCGGGCCGTGTAGACAACTATGATGCAATCGGTGGAATGTGGTCGACCCCTGGAGTTCGCAACAGTCTTGGATATGCGACTCACGATAAAATTTTCCCGATGTGCGGAAATATTAACTGGGGTTCACGGCTCTGCGGTACGGCAGGAGTAGCCTCTGTCAGCCAAACTCAGATAAACAACCTAACCGAGAAGGTTTTGGTTACCACGACTGGTATCAATCCAACATGGAGCGTTGAAGGCTCTCCAGGCGCGAACATGGATTCCTCTTGGTGGTGGTGGAGTGGCGAAAACCGGGTGTATAACGAAGCAACCAAAACGTGTTCATCCAATCCTTGGCCGCCGGTCTTGACTGGAGGTCGGGCTGGATTCCACTGCTACAACCAGGATGGAACGAACTGGCCGGTTTGGGCAATGCCGAGGTTCCGCTACTCATTAGGAGCGAACGCAGGCTACGCAGATGGTCACGCTAAGTTCCGAAAGAGTGCTGCATTCAACTGGTGTACCCAAATGTACGTAGAAGGGCTCTTCCCCGGTGATGAACCCAGGTTCGATCCATGGGATGCATGCGGGGCATACAACGGCACCCGATGA